Proteins co-encoded in one Bacillus sp. FSL H8-0547 genomic window:
- a CDS encoding transporter substrate-binding domain-containing protein: protein MKKQVYLMILVLLTGVFLSACAEKEKLSDGTELIDKDEFVFAASGEFKPFSYVKDDMTMTGFDVAVGEAIAKELGLKPVQKRIKFKGIVEGVKTGRADAAVASHTINDQRAKHVSFSTPYYYSGPQIFTRTDSSIKTVEDLKGKEVAVAKGSTYAATAEKYTNNIKMYDSDITALKALSTGRHDAVITDFVTGKSAAKGGFEITGQQLIERSEQAVVIPQDNPELLKRVNEALENLRKDGTLKKISIEYFGEDITVKPE, encoded by the coding sequence ATGAAAAAACAAGTTTATCTTATGATCCTTGTTCTATTAACAGGTGTTTTTTTATCAGCCTGTGCCGAGAAAGAAAAGTTGTCAGACGGAACAGAATTGATTGACAAGGATGAATTCGTCTTTGCTGCATCAGGTGAATTCAAACCCTTCAGCTATGTGAAGGATGATATGACAATGACCGGGTTTGATGTCGCCGTCGGAGAAGCGATTGCCAAGGAGCTTGGACTGAAGCCAGTTCAAAAACGGATTAAATTCAAAGGGATTGTTGAAGGTGTTAAAACCGGCCGGGCCGACGCCGCTGTGGCAAGCCACACCATCAATGACCAGCGGGCAAAGCACGTGTCCTTTTCCACACCCTACTACTATTCAGGACCTCAAATTTTCACGCGCACAGACAGCAGCATCAAAACAGTTGAAGATCTCAAAGGAAAAGAAGTCGCTGTAGCCAAAGGCTCTACATATGCTGCAACCGCAGAGAAATATACAAACAACATAAAGATGTACGACAGCGATATCACTGCCCTCAAAGCACTGAGTACAGGCCGCCACGACGCGGTGATCACGGATTTTGTAACAGGAAAAAGTGCAGCCAAAGGCGGATTTGAAATTACCGGACAGCAGCTGATTGAACGAAGTGAACAGGCTGTTGTCATTCCGCAGGACAACCCCGAACTCTTGAAACGTGTTAATGAAGCGCTCGAAAATCTGCGCAAAGACGGAACACTTAAAAAAATCAGCATTGAGTATTTTGGAGAAGACATTACAGTAAAACCGGAATAA
- a CDS encoding PH domain-containing protein: MRDIKEVHYSMNPLSSPAWTFKRLKIVYTGSFSSSRPAYSKFALVSLPKDEKLFFRELSAVNPSVSTP; the protein is encoded by the coding sequence ATTAGAGACATTAAAGAAGTGCACTATTCGATGAATCCACTATCTTCTCCGGCCTGGACATTCAAGCGCCTGAAAATCGTGTACACAGGTTCTTTTTCATCCAGCCGCCCTGCCTATTCAAAATTTGCGCTTGTTTCGCTGCCAAAAGATGAAAAGCTTTTCTTCAGGGAACTGTCCGCAGTTAATCCGTCTGTTTCCACCCCATAA
- a CDS encoding amino acid ABC transporter ATP-binding protein, with protein MIKVEKLNKSFGDLHVLKDIDMKVGESDVVCLIGSSGSGKSTLLRCLNFLEKKDNGKIIINGEEVTQATHDINEVRQKVGMVFQHFQLFPHKTVIENIMEAPLMVKKMKKNQAEAEARALLEKVGLSDKADVYPNKLSGGQKQRVAIARALAMKPEIMLFDEPTSALDPELVGEVLATMKELAEEGMTMVVVTHEMQFAREVADWIVYMNEGRVVEIGHPEEFFSNPKEERTKEFLKTTQLS; from the coding sequence ATGATCAAAGTGGAAAAGCTGAATAAATCATTCGGCGACCTGCATGTCTTAAAAGATATTGATATGAAAGTTGGTGAAAGCGATGTTGTATGTTTGATCGGATCAAGCGGATCCGGAAAAAGCACCCTTCTCAGGTGCCTCAACTTTCTTGAGAAAAAAGATAACGGAAAAATCATCATAAACGGTGAAGAAGTCACACAGGCAACTCATGATATCAACGAAGTCCGGCAAAAAGTCGGCATGGTGTTTCAGCATTTCCAGCTGTTCCCTCATAAAACAGTGATTGAAAACATTATGGAAGCACCGCTGATGGTAAAGAAAATGAAAAAGAACCAGGCTGAAGCGGAAGCACGTGCTCTCCTTGAAAAAGTAGGGCTTTCCGACAAAGCAGATGTCTACCCGAACAAATTGTCAGGCGGGCAAAAGCAGCGGGTTGCCATTGCCCGGGCACTTGCGATGAAGCCTGAAATCATGCTGTTTGACGAACCTACATCCGCTCTTGATCCGGAACTTGTCGGAGAGGTTCTCGCCACCATGAAAGAACTTGCTGAAGAAGGAATGACAATGGTTGTCGTCACGCATGAGATGCAGTTTGCAAGAGAGGTTGCTGACTGGATCGTGTATATGAACGAAGGAAGAGTTGTTGAGATCGGACACCCGGAAGAGTTCTTTTCTAATCCAAAAGAAGAACGGACAAAAGAGTTTCTAAAGACCACTCAGCTCAGCTGA
- a CDS encoding pyridoxamine 5'-phosphate oxidase family protein, translated as MDKQTLNQEVLQVLEKHKVGTLSTVVDNKPHSRYMTFSNDELMLYTPTNVHTHKAEEIDKNPNVHILLGYEGEGYGDSYVEFEGTAEISSDQELKDRIWNEHMKNWFKGPDDPDYIVLAIKPNKIRLMNSGQKTPQTLDV; from the coding sequence ATGGACAAGCAGACACTGAATCAAGAGGTCCTTCAGGTACTTGAAAAACACAAAGTAGGGACACTGTCTACCGTAGTGGACAATAAACCCCACTCCCGCTATATGACCTTTTCCAATGATGAACTTATGCTCTATACTCCGACTAATGTTCACACGCACAAAGCAGAGGAAATTGATAAAAATCCGAATGTACATATCCTGCTGGGCTATGAAGGCGAAGGATACGGGGACTCCTATGTAGAGTTTGAGGGAACAGCGGAAATCAGCAGCGACCAGGAACTGAAAGACCGGATCTGGAATGAGCATATGAAAAATTGGTTCAAGGGTCCTGATGACCCGGACTATATTGTTCTTGCCATTAAACCGAACAAAATCCGCCTGATGAACAGCGGACAGAAAACACCTCAGACACTGGATGTCTGA
- a CDS encoding amino acid ABC transporter permease, with the protein MPSFSHFFDSLIASRGVFFDAMLVTLQLTVVSILIGIIIGLFFALLKISKLKVLGWISDAYIYLVRGTPLIVQIFILYFGFSGLFLIPDFWAASLALAFHNGAYIAEIFRGTIQSIDKGQMEAGRSLGMTRALTMRRIIMPQAFRRALPPLGNQMIIGLKDSSLAAFISINELFNVATTLGSNNFDEMTFLLIVAVYYLILVAILTLVVNGLEKKMSISDR; encoded by the coding sequence TTGCCCAGCTTTTCACATTTTTTTGATTCACTCATAGCCAGCAGAGGTGTATTTTTTGATGCAATGCTCGTCACTCTTCAACTGACGGTTGTGTCTATCTTAATTGGAATTATCATCGGCCTCTTTTTCGCATTGCTGAAAATATCCAAACTGAAGGTTCTCGGCTGGATTTCAGATGCTTATATCTACCTTGTCCGAGGTACACCATTGATCGTTCAGATTTTCATCCTGTACTTCGGTTTCAGCGGATTGTTTCTCATCCCTGACTTCTGGGCTGCATCACTTGCTCTCGCCTTCCACAATGGTGCTTATATTGCCGAAATTTTCAGAGGCACCATCCAGTCCATAGACAAAGGTCAAATGGAAGCAGGCCGTTCTCTCGGAATGACCAGAGCTCTGACAATGAGGCGGATCATCATGCCGCAGGCGTTCAGACGCGCCCTGCCTCCGCTTGGAAACCAGATGATTATCGGCTTGAAGGATTCTTCTCTGGCAGCCTTTATTTCCATCAATGAATTATTTAACGTGGCGACCACACTCGGTTCAAACAACTTTGATGAGATGACATTCCTGCTCATTGTTGCCGTTTACTACTTAATACTAGTTGCAATACTGACACTCGTTGTAAATGGACTTGAAAAGAAAATGTCCATCAGTGACCGCTAA